The following coding sequences lie in one Euhalothece natronophila Z-M001 genomic window:
- a CDS encoding cysteine desulfurase family protein yields the protein MQIYLDHSATTPPHPDVIAKVQAVLSEQWGNPSSLHAWGERSAMELEMARVETAQLIKAPKPENIIFTSGGTEADNLALLGVAEQYASPQHLIISSVEHSAIAKTAQRLESWGWEVTCLPVNEKGRVHPWDLEQAIQPNTVLISIIYGQSEVGTLQPIPELAKIARSQGILFHTDAVQVAGRLPIDVQQLDVDLLSLSGHKMYGVQGAGALYVREGLEIQPWLIGGGQERGLRSGTQAVSAIAALGVAAKLARLEMPQETPRLEGLREQLFDLLADCPYVIPTGDRAHRLPHHVSLIVDSPLENITGKTLVRQLNLAGIGVSAGSACNSGKLKPSPVLLAMGYSEKRALSGLRLTLGRSTTAEDIEWTAMVFKQVLQRLRQESSLVLAQ from the coding sequence ATGCAGATTTATCTCGACCACAGCGCAACCACTCCCCCCCATCCTGATGTCATAGCAAAAGTCCAAGCTGTTTTAAGCGAACAATGGGGCAATCCCTCTAGTCTTCATGCTTGGGGAGAACGTTCTGCTATGGAGTTAGAAATGGCGCGTGTGGAAACTGCCCAGTTAATTAAGGCCCCAAAGCCTGAGAATATTATTTTCACCTCAGGGGGAACAGAAGCGGATAATTTAGCCTTATTGGGGGTAGCGGAACAATATGCCTCTCCCCAACATCTGATTATTTCCAGTGTGGAACATTCAGCAATTGCTAAAACTGCCCAACGCTTAGAGTCTTGGGGATGGGAAGTGACTTGTCTTCCAGTGAATGAAAAAGGGCGCGTTCATCCGTGGGATTTAGAACAAGCGATTCAACCGAATACAGTTCTAATTTCTATTATTTATGGGCAAAGTGAGGTGGGAACTTTACAGCCGATTCCTGAGTTAGCCAAAATTGCTCGCTCTCAGGGCATTTTATTTCATACTGATGCGGTGCAAGTGGCTGGCAGATTACCGATTGATGTGCAACAGCTAGATGTGGATTTACTGTCTTTGTCTGGACATAAAATGTATGGGGTACAGGGGGCTGGCGCTTTATATGTGCGAGAGGGATTAGAAATTCAGCCTTGGCTAATTGGGGGAGGGCAAGAACGAGGATTGCGATCTGGAACACAAGCGGTTAGCGCGATCGCGGCTTTAGGGGTGGCAGCCAAACTTGCCCGTTTAGAAATGCCTCAAGAAACTCCCCGTTTAGAAGGGTTACGGGAACAATTATTTGATTTATTAGCCGATTGTCCTTATGTGATTCCCACTGGCGATCGCGCTCATCGTCTGCCCCATCATGTCAGCTTGATCGTTGATTCGCCTCTGGAAAATATTACTGGAAAAACCTTAGTTAGACAACTGAATTTAGCAGGAATTGGGGTTAGTGCTGGATCAGCTTGTAATAGTGGTAAACTGAAACCAAGTCCCGTTTTATTGGCAATGGGCTATTCCGAAAAAAGAGCGTTATCAGGGTTACGATTAACCTTAGGGCGTAGTACCACTGCCGAAGATATTGAATGGACAGCAATGGTTTTCAAACAAGTGTTACAACGGTTAAGACAAGAATCAAGTTTGGTTTTAGCACAATAA
- a CDS encoding DUF2605 domain-containing protein has translation MASESEQQLLKAVLAPLLDDFQYWFSHSREILESQDVAVLSPQEQADLLERVKSAQQEVTASQSLFQATDGTIGLEMSTIAPWHQLVTECWQVAQRNRQYQSGSENS, from the coding sequence ATGGCTTCCGAATCAGAACAACAATTATTAAAAGCAGTTTTAGCGCCGTTATTGGATGACTTTCAATATTGGTTTTCCCATTCCCGCGAGATTCTTGAATCTCAAGATGTGGCTGTTTTATCTCCCCAAGAACAAGCAGATTTATTAGAGCGCGTTAAGTCTGCCCAACAGGAAGTAACAGCAAGCCAAAGTTTATTTCAAGCTACTGACGGTACGATTGGGTTAGAAATGTCGACGATCGCGCCCTGGCACCAGTTAGTGACAGAATGCTGGCAGGTAGCCCAACGAAATCGACAATACCAATCCGGATCAGAGAATAGCTGA
- a CDS encoding DUF2973 domain-containing protein produces MLHLLYIIAFTVIAFFAVSNLIRSLINVGFESQKIGNNWNTDGNRGNPSNRRYTPSSTTPHPELLDDQGKPVNEPLLVMRSVNVDDERERLDALYNDSPGNTSDESKG; encoded by the coding sequence ATGTTGCACCTACTCTACATTATTGCTTTTACGGTCATCGCTTTTTTTGCCGTCAGTAACTTAATCCGTAGCCTAATTAATGTTGGCTTTGAATCCCAAAAAATAGGCAACAACTGGAATACCGATGGAAATCGAGGCAATCCTTCCAATCGTCGCTATACTCCCTCATCAACTACTCCCCACCCTGAGTTGTTAGACGACCAAGGGAAACCTGTTAATGAACCTTTGTTAGTCATGCGTTCTGTGAATGTGGATGATGAGCGAGAAAGACTAGATGCCTTATATAATGACTCCCCTGGCAATACTTCCGATGAAAGCAAAGGATAA
- the glyS gene encoding glycine--tRNA ligase subunit beta — translation MVSYLLEVGTEELPADFVESAIAQWQTRIPTTLQEQFLTPETVKVYGTPRRLAMVITGLPPKQADREEEIKGPPAQMAFKDGEPTKAAQGFAKKQGVTVEDLEIRPTDKGDFVFLKKNLIGRSTAEILQELTPEWILGLEGKRFMRWGDGNLRFARPIRWLVALLDEEVLPITLENGSETIAADRYAWGHRVLSPYQIEISHPEAYVETLRQAQITVDPEERKSAIAEQVQVEAKTKGGYALIDEELLAEVTHLVEFPFVVTGNFDQEFLNLPPEVITTEMSSHQRYFPIWKDENATTLLPYFITAANGDPKKADLIIRGNERVIRARLADGQFFYNADLSKPLADYVPDLDQVTFQEKLGSIGDKVQRIHKYAHWIGEQLGISEGESKQIQRAVQLCKADLVTQMVDEFPELQGIMGEKYARASGETEAVATAISQHYLPKGADDDLPENIIAQVVAISDRADTLVSIFGLGMLPTGSSDPFALRRAANGIIRIMWENHLSLNLQQLLSQGVEDFIVTFGESEHTANLFSQLQDFFLQRIRVLLGEKNIDYDLINAVLGDNDEEYRQRALTAVLDVEARAHFLKLIRENQVLDAIYETVNRSTRLAAKGTLDTATLDPRAVIDPNLFEQTSEQTLYNQLIDLLPKTQASQQQRDYQQLVDGLAQISPAVSAFFDGEDSVLVMAKDPAVQQNRLNLLGVLRNHGRVLADFGQIVKN, via the coding sequence ATGGTCAGTTACCTGTTAGAAGTTGGTACAGAAGAACTCCCTGCAGATTTTGTAGAAAGCGCGATCGCGCAGTGGCAAACTCGGATTCCGACTACGCTACAAGAACAATTTTTAACCCCAGAAACGGTTAAGGTTTATGGTACGCCGCGTCGTTTAGCCATGGTAATTACAGGATTACCACCCAAACAAGCGGATCGAGAAGAGGAAATTAAAGGTCCACCAGCACAAATGGCTTTCAAAGATGGTGAACCCACTAAGGCAGCCCAAGGTTTTGCCAAAAAACAAGGGGTTACTGTCGAAGACCTTGAAATTCGCCCCACTGACAAGGGAGACTTTGTTTTCCTCAAAAAAAATCTAATCGGTCGTTCTACTGCTGAGATTTTGCAGGAATTGACCCCAGAATGGATTTTAGGATTAGAGGGGAAACGATTTATGCGCTGGGGGGATGGCAATTTAAGATTTGCACGCCCAATTCGTTGGCTAGTTGCCCTTTTAGATGAGGAAGTTTTACCTATAACGCTGGAAAATGGCTCAGAAACTATTGCTGCGGATCGGTATGCTTGGGGGCATCGTGTCTTATCCCCCTACCAAATTGAAATTTCCCATCCTGAAGCCTATGTGGAAACCCTAAGACAAGCTCAAATTACTGTTGATCCTGAAGAAAGAAAAAGCGCGATCGCTGAACAAGTGCAAGTGGAGGCAAAAACGAAAGGCGGTTATGCACTGATTGATGAGGAATTATTAGCAGAAGTAACCCACCTAGTCGAATTTCCCTTTGTGGTTACAGGCAATTTTGATCAGGAATTTCTCAATTTACCGCCAGAAGTGATTACTACCGAAATGAGTAGCCATCAGCGTTACTTCCCGATTTGGAAAGATGAAAATGCGACCACTCTTTTACCTTATTTTATTACTGCAGCCAATGGGGATCCCAAAAAAGCTGATTTAATTATTCGGGGTAATGAACGGGTGATTCGGGCACGGTTAGCTGATGGTCAATTTTTCTATAATGCTGACTTAAGTAAGCCATTAGCCGATTATGTTCCAGACTTAGATCAGGTTACTTTTCAAGAGAAATTAGGCTCAATTGGGGACAAGGTTCAACGCATTCATAAATATGCTCACTGGATTGGTGAACAATTAGGAATTTCCGAGGGAGAAAGCAAGCAAATTCAACGCGCTGTGCAACTGTGTAAAGCTGATTTAGTGACGCAAATGGTGGATGAATTTCCTGAATTACAGGGGATTATGGGCGAAAAATATGCCCGTGCTAGTGGTGAAACTGAAGCCGTAGCAACTGCAATTTCTCAACATTATCTCCCAAAAGGAGCCGATGATGATCTCCCTGAAAACATTATTGCTCAAGTGGTTGCCATCAGCGATCGCGCTGACACCTTAGTTAGCATTTTTGGCTTAGGAATGCTTCCTACCGGCTCATCTGATCCTTTTGCTCTGCGTCGGGCTGCCAATGGCATTATTAGAATTATGTGGGAAAATCATCTTTCTCTCAACCTGCAACAACTCTTAAGCCAAGGAGTGGAGGACTTTATTGTAACCTTTGGAGAAAGCGAACATACTGCCAATTTGTTTTCCCAACTGCAAGATTTCTTTTTACAACGGATACGTGTTCTCTTAGGAGAGAAAAATATTGATTATGATTTGATCAATGCTGTACTAGGAGATAATGACGAAGAATATCGTCAACGAGCCTTAACTGCAGTTCTAGATGTAGAAGCCCGCGCCCACTTTTTAAAACTAATTCGGGAAAATCAAGTTCTAGATGCCATTTATGAAACGGTGAATCGTTCTACGCGACTAGCAGCCAAAGGAACCCTAGACACCGCTACTCTTGATCCTAGAGCAGTCATTGATCCCAATTTATTTGAACAAACCTCAGAGCAAACCTTGTACAATCAATTAATCGACTTACTTCCTAAAACTCAAGCAAGTCAGCAACAACGGGATTATCAGCAACTCGTCGATGGATTAGCCCAAATTTCTCCTGCAGTTAGTGCCTTCTTTGACGGAGAAGATAGTGTTTTAGTTATGGCAAAAGATCCTGCTGTTCAACAAAATCGCTTAAACTTATTAGGAGTCTTACGCAATCATGGCAGAGTTTTAGCTGACTTTGGACAAATTGTTAAAAACTAG
- a CDS encoding urease accessory protein UreF produces the protein MVQSSQQLALLQLADSFFPSGTYTLSHGLETFVQTGEITSSQELRDMIELALWQKVGASELVALIHTHRASQQGNISAIAQIEQHLWSQTLVTTTRDSLLRSGRALLSVATPVWLDSQLEALSSRESPCYGLHPIIFAVVSRAARLEENDAALAYLHGFVTGIMGAAIRLGILGHIQAQQLRLELASTMEQVWEEAAQKELTEMGSFAPTLDIAQIKQANLTQRSFAN, from the coding sequence ATGGTGCAATCTTCTCAACAGTTAGCTTTACTGCAATTAGCGGATTCTTTTTTTCCTTCGGGAACTTATACTCTTTCCCATGGGCTAGAAACCTTTGTACAAACAGGTGAAATTACCTCTAGCCAAGAATTAAGAGACATGATAGAACTGGCGTTATGGCAAAAGGTGGGAGCGAGTGAACTGGTTGCACTAATTCACACCCATCGCGCGAGTCAACAGGGAAACATCAGCGCGATCGCGCAAATAGAACAACACCTTTGGTCACAAACTTTGGTCACAACCACCCGAGATAGTCTCCTTCGCAGTGGTCGGGCTTTGTTAAGCGTTGCCACTCCTGTCTGGTTGGATTCCCAGTTAGAAGCTCTCTCATCAAGAGAAAGTCCCTGCTATGGCTTACATCCCATTATTTTTGCGGTGGTTAGTCGAGCTGCAAGGTTAGAGGAAAATGATGCTGCTTTAGCCTATCTTCATGGCTTTGTGACTGGAATAATGGGAGCTGCCATTCGATTAGGGATTTTAGGACATATTCAAGCTCAACAGTTGCGTTTAGAATTAGCTTCTACTATGGAACAAGTCTGGGAAGAAGCGGCGCAAAAAGAGTTAACGGAAATGGGGTCTTTTGCCCCCACTTTAGACATTGCCCAAATTAAACAGGCTAATCTCACGCAACGCTCTTTTGCCAATTAA
- a CDS encoding urease accessory protein UreE, which yields MWTARHYFGNIQDQSELKHQIQQETYLEVEITPEENRKGRIYTQTRQGNPIGIIKERFQSLREGDIFKTDQGHWLLITLQRETVMVVQWDSQISYQLQDFINFGHVLGNHHYPIQIQENCLYIKLVTEPKMMEALIHSLGIPGLEIRYEEYQADTLTFYTHHSH from the coding sequence ATGTGGACAGCCCGTCATTATTTCGGCAATATTCAAGATCAGTCTGAGTTAAAGCATCAAATTCAGCAAGAAACTTATTTAGAGGTAGAAATTACCCCAGAAGAGAACCGTAAAGGGCGCATTTATACCCAAACGCGGCAAGGAAACCCCATAGGCATTATTAAAGAGCGATTTCAGTCTTTACGAGAGGGTGATATTTTCAAAACGGATCAGGGACATTGGTTATTAATTACGTTACAACGGGAAACGGTTATGGTTGTGCAATGGGATTCTCAGATTTCTTATCAACTTCAGGATTTTATTAATTTTGGTCACGTTTTAGGGAATCATCATTATCCCATTCAGATTCAAGAAAACTGCCTTTATATCAAACTGGTGACAGAACCAAAAATGATGGAAGCCCTAATTCACTCCTTGGGGATTCCTGGGTTAGAAATTCGTTATGAGGAATACCAAGCCGATACATTGACTTTTTACACTCATCATAGCCATTAA
- a CDS encoding urease accessory protein UreD has product MTLHLQLKVGQDAQGYSQAMRTYATYPFRLSPPLMLSSQDRRCLYLYLMNTAPGWLAGDGCFGEITLAKNSHLFLTDQAATKVHTMPNLEESAQLTHCVTLAEGAFLEWLPEPIILYQDACFQQKSEITIADNSGFAISEILIPGRLARGESYQFRHYSNQFIVKNQQGKCLFQDSGQLFGKKNPLRKSHLLTALPIMGTLYLVPPKAITLSVLQEKLQILVKDYGKDLKVGVSTLPNCEGLLIRLLASHASDSLHYIKEAVSLFRHFLGLPTLPEIPK; this is encoded by the coding sequence ATGACTCTACATTTACAGTTAAAAGTGGGTCAAGATGCTCAAGGTTATTCCCAAGCCATGCGAACTTATGCAACCTATCCATTTCGCTTGTCTCCCCCGCTGATGCTATCTTCTCAGGATCGACGCTGTCTTTATCTCTATCTCATGAATACTGCGCCAGGTTGGTTAGCTGGCGATGGCTGTTTTGGGGAAATTACCCTCGCAAAAAATAGCCATTTATTTCTTACAGATCAAGCGGCGACTAAAGTTCATACCATGCCTAACCTTGAAGAATCAGCACAATTAACCCATTGCGTCACGCTTGCGGAGGGGGCTTTTCTAGAATGGCTACCAGAACCCATTATCCTTTATCAAGATGCTTGTTTTCAGCAAAAATCGGAAATTACCATTGCTGACAACTCAGGATTTGCCATCAGTGAAATTCTTATCCCCGGACGGCTGGCGCGAGGAGAATCTTATCAATTTCGCCATTACAGTAATCAATTCATTGTGAAGAATCAACAGGGGAAATGTCTTTTTCAAGATTCAGGTCAACTGTTTGGCAAGAAAAATCCCTTGAGAAAGAGTCATCTTTTAACAGCATTGCCGATTATGGGAACACTTTATTTAGTCCCCCCGAAGGCAATCACGCTATCTGTCTTACAAGAGAAATTACAAATATTGGTAAAAGACTATGGCAAAGATTTGAAAGTAGGGGTTTCAACTCTACCCAACTGTGAAGGATTACTGATTCGTTTACTAGCCAGTCATGCTAGTGATAGTCTCCACTATATCAAGGAAGCGGTCAGTCTCTTTCGCCATTTTTTAGGATTACCAACGTTACCGGAGATACCCAAGTAA
- the ureG gene encoding urease accessory protein UreG — MMESPSVARLGIGGPVGSGKTALIENLVPRLLDKEIQLAIVTNDLLTQQDADRLKRGSLLPTERIVGVETGSCPHTAIREDPSMNLLAIADLEQRFPDLDLILVESGGDNLASTFSYDLVDAYIFVLDVGAGDDIPSKRGPGFTQADLVVINKIDLAPYVGADLKVIREEATANRQGKPVIYTNCKTGEGLSSVMEFIFQTLLFVDSVSL, encoded by the coding sequence ATGATGGAAAGCCCTTCTGTTGCTCGCTTAGGGATTGGTGGTCCAGTTGGCAGTGGAAAAACAGCCTTAATTGAAAATTTAGTGCCACGACTCCTAGACAAAGAGATTCAGTTAGCCATTGTCACCAATGATTTACTCACCCAACAAGATGCAGATCGATTAAAACGAGGGAGTTTATTACCTACAGAGCGCATTGTGGGGGTAGAAACTGGAAGTTGCCCTCATACGGCGATTCGTGAAGATCCTTCCATGAATTTACTCGCGATCGCTGATTTAGAACAACGCTTTCCAGACCTAGATTTAATTTTAGTGGAAAGTGGTGGCGATAATTTAGCCTCAACGTTTAGCTATGATTTGGTAGATGCCTATATTTTTGTCCTTGATGTGGGGGCCGGAGATGATATTCCTTCTAAGCGCGGCCCTGGCTTTACCCAAGCTGATTTGGTAGTAATTAACAAAATTGATTTAGCGCCATACGTGGGGGCAGATCTCAAGGTAATTCGAGAAGAAGCAACTGCCAATCGGCAAGGAAAACCTGTTATTTATACCAACTGTAAAACTGGGGAGGGCTTATCTTCTGTAATGGAATTTATTTTCCAAACCTTATTATTTGTTGATTCGGTTTCGTTATGA
- the ureC gene encoding urease subunit alpha translates to MRISRERYAELFGPTTGDRIRLADTSLVAEVEQDFTTYGDECVFGGGKTLRDGLGLAAGVTAAEGALDFVITNVTVMDPVLGIIKGDIGIKNGKIAGIGKAGNPGIMDGVDPNLIVSANTDVRAGEGLIATAGGLDGHVHFDSAGLCPEALSSGITTMIGGGLGPVTVGICSSGRRNLEMMLRASEDFPLNFGFIGKGSSSLPSSLVEQILGGAIGLKIHEDWGAMPATIDQCLQVADTYDFQVQLHTDTLNESGYVEDTLSAIAGRTIHMYHAEGAGGGHAPDIIKVAGVANCLPSSTNPTNPYTVNTFDEHLDMVMVCHHLNRRIPEDVAFAESRIRAETIAAEDILHDLGSITMMGSDSQGMGRIGEVICRTWQLASKMKDQRGPLPEDNDRNDNQRILRYLAKYTINPAITYGIADHVGSLETGKMADIVLWQPGFFGIKPEVIIKGGFIAWSAMGESNASLMTCEPILYRPQWGSHGTAAAATSACFVTQSALDYGIADRLGLNKAFLPVQNTRQLSKADLKHNTACPEIEVDPDTFQVRVDGEIATCNPVDRVPLGRLYMFR, encoded by the coding sequence ATGCGAATTAGTCGTGAGCGATATGCAGAGTTATTTGGTCCCACCACAGGAGATCGAATTCGGTTGGCAGATACCTCTTTAGTTGCTGAAGTAGAACAGGATTTCACCACTTATGGGGATGAATGTGTGTTTGGTGGAGGGAAAACTCTCAGAGATGGCTTAGGGTTAGCGGCTGGGGTAACGGCTGCCGAAGGGGCGCTGGACTTTGTAATTACGAATGTAACGGTAATGGATCCTGTACTGGGCATTATTAAGGGGGATATTGGAATCAAAAATGGAAAAATTGCAGGGATTGGCAAGGCTGGAAACCCCGGGATTATGGATGGGGTAGATCCCAACTTAATTGTCAGTGCCAATACAGATGTCCGCGCAGGAGAAGGATTAATTGCCACTGCTGGGGGGTTAGATGGTCACGTTCATTTTGATAGTGCTGGGTTATGTCCAGAGGCTCTATCCAGTGGCATTACGACGATGATAGGAGGGGGATTAGGTCCAGTTACTGTGGGAATTTGTTCTAGTGGCAGACGCAATTTAGAGATGATGTTGCGAGCGTCTGAAGACTTTCCCCTTAATTTTGGCTTTATTGGCAAAGGGAGTTCCAGTTTGCCGTCAAGTTTAGTAGAACAGATATTAGGAGGCGCGATCGGGCTAAAAATTCATGAAGACTGGGGGGCAATGCCAGCTACCATTGATCAATGCTTGCAAGTAGCTGATACTTATGATTTTCAGGTGCAATTGCATACAGATACCCTTAATGAATCAGGGTATGTGGAAGATACCTTAAGCGCGATCGCGGGACGTACCATTCATATGTATCATGCAGAAGGGGCAGGAGGCGGTCATGCTCCTGATATTATTAAAGTTGCTGGAGTTGCTAACTGTCTTCCTTCTTCGACTAATCCCACAAATCCCTATACAGTTAATACGTTTGATGAACATTTAGATATGGTGATGGTGTGTCATCATCTCAACCGTCGTATTCCTGAAGATGTTGCCTTTGCAGAATCTCGGATTCGTGCAGAAACTATTGCCGCTGAGGATATTCTTCATGATCTTGGCAGTATCACAATGATGGGATCCGATAGCCAAGGGATGGGGCGCATTGGCGAGGTTATTTGTCGCACATGGCAACTCGCTTCCAAAATGAAGGATCAACGGGGCCCCCTTCCCGAAGATAATGACCGCAATGATAACCAACGGATTCTGCGCTACCTAGCCAAATACACGATTAATCCTGCGATTACCTATGGGATTGCTGATCATGTCGGTTCATTAGAAACAGGGAAAATGGCAGACATTGTGCTTTGGCAACCTGGATTTTTTGGGATTAAGCCAGAAGTAATTATTAAAGGAGGCTTTATTGCATGGTCTGCGATGGGAGAATCGAATGCCTCATTAATGACTTGTGAGCCAATTTTATATCGACCACAATGGGGAAGCCATGGGACAGCCGCCGCTGCCACTTCAGCCTGTTTTGTGACACAATCGGCACTTGATTATGGGATTGCTGACCGCTTGGGCTTAAACAAAGCCTTCTTACCTGTGCAGAATACTCGTCAACTGAGTAAAGCAGACTTAAAGCATAATACAGCGTGTCCAGAAATTGAGGTAGATCCTGATACCTTCCAAGTGCGAGTGGATGGGGAAATTGCAACCTGTAATCCCGTTGATCGCGTTCCTTTAGGACGACTTTATATGTTCCGTTGA
- a CDS encoding urease subunit beta — MTESSFPFEFPGQIDCVEGEIELNKNRESCQIRVANEGDRPIQVGSHYHFFEVNRALKFDRKKALGFRLDIPAGTAVRFEPGDTKEVTLVALGGDKTVIGLNNLVNGNCQEEMARKRALKKAEENGFN, encoded by the coding sequence ATGACAGAAAGCTCATTTCCCTTTGAATTTCCCGGTCAAATTGATTGTGTTGAAGGAGAAATTGAACTCAATAAAAATCGCGAAAGTTGTCAAATTAGAGTGGCTAACGAAGGAGATCGACCAATTCAAGTTGGGTCACATTATCACTTTTTTGAAGTTAATCGCGCCTTAAAATTTGACCGAAAAAAAGCTCTAGGATTTCGCCTTGATATTCCTGCTGGAACAGCGGTGAGATTTGAACCTGGCGACACGAAAGAAGTTACCTTAGTGGCTTTAGGGGGAGACAAAACAGTTATCGGATTGAACAATTTAGTGAATGGGAATTGCCAAGAAGAAATGGCGCGAAAACGAGCCCTAAAAAAGGCTGAAGAAAACGGATTTAACTAG
- a CDS encoding urease subunit gamma has translation MYLTPKEQERLTIFTAAEIARRRKEKGLKLNVPEAIAFITDVIIEGAREDKSVAQLMSEGATLLTTEDVLPGVAQLIPIIQVEAHFADGTKLVSIDNPIRPVFEE, from the coding sequence ATGTATCTCACGCCCAAAGAGCAAGAGCGATTAACCATTTTTACCGCTGCTGAAATTGCACGACGGCGAAAGGAAAAAGGTCTGAAATTGAATGTTCCTGAGGCGATTGCTTTTATTACGGATGTCATTATTGAAGGGGCAAGGGAAGATAAATCAGTGGCTCAGTTAATGTCAGAAGGGGCTACTTTATTGACAACAGAGGATGTTTTGCCCGGGGTTGCTCAATTAATTCCTATTATTCAAGTAGAAGCTCATTTTGCCGATGGAACTAAATTAGTCAGTATTGATAATCCGATTCGTCCTGTTTTTGAGGAGTAA
- the glnT gene encoding type III glutamate--ammonia ligase: protein MTQETLSQLATEKGIRYFLISFTDLFGVQRSKLVPASSIDTMAESGAGFAGFAAWLDLTPADPDILAIPDRDRLFQLPWQSDIAWMPADIYTSDGDPLLQTPRLVLKRVLAEAKAQGYQVKTGVECEYFLLTSQGDQIADGFDQQSKPCYDQQALMRRYEVIREICDGMQVLGWNPYQNDHEDANGQFEMNWDYADALTTADRHTFFKYMVKSIAEKHGLRATFMPKPFQHLTGNGCHVHISVWNDDNKNLFCDPQGELGLSNLAYQFIAGILHSSQALCAFSNPTINSYKRINAAATASGATWSPNTASYGGNNRTHAIRIPDRDRFELRMGDGSANPYLLQAAMIAAGLDGASQQRDPGPRFDNNNYTDPLPLEKVKQLPGNLLDALRYLEADQILIPRLGEEFVASYLKLKQQEWQHYHQEITPWELTQTLDC, encoded by the coding sequence ATGACCCAAGAAACGCTATCTCAACTGGCAACGGAAAAAGGAATCCGCTATTTTTTAATTTCGTTTACCGATTTATTTGGGGTACAGCGATCTAAACTGGTTCCAGCCAGTAGTATTGATACCATGGCAGAAAGTGGGGCTGGCTTTGCTGGGTTTGCCGCTTGGTTAGACTTAACCCCAGCTGACCCTGATATTTTAGCAATTCCCGATCGCGATCGCCTTTTTCAGTTACCTTGGCAATCAGATATTGCATGGATGCCTGCCGATATTTATACCAGTGACGGTGATCCTTTATTACAAACTCCCCGATTAGTTTTAAAGCGAGTGCTTGCTGAGGCAAAAGCCCAAGGCTATCAAGTGAAAACGGGCGTAGAATGCGAATATTTCCTACTCACTTCCCAAGGGGATCAAATTGCCGATGGTTTCGATCAACAAAGTAAACCTTGTTATGATCAACAAGCCTTAATGCGTCGCTATGAGGTAATTCGAGAAATTTGTGATGGGATGCAAGTCCTTGGCTGGAATCCTTATCAAAATGATCATGAAGATGCCAATGGTCAATTTGAGATGAATTGGGATTATGCAGATGCTTTAACCACAGCCGATCGCCATACGTTTTTTAAGTATATGGTGAAATCTATTGCGGAAAAACATGGATTAAGGGCAACGTTTATGCCCAAGCCTTTTCAGCATCTGACAGGGAATGGTTGTCATGTTCATATATCAGTTTGGAATGATGACAACAAGAATCTATTTTGCGATCCGCAAGGGGAATTAGGGTTATCTAATCTGGCTTATCAGTTTATTGCAGGTATTCTTCATTCTTCCCAAGCCTTATGTGCCTTTAGTAATCCTACTATTAATTCTTATAAACGCATTAATGCCGCTGCCACCGCGTCTGGGGCAACTTGGTCACCCAATACCGCGAGTTATGGCGGGAACAATCGCACTCATGCCATTCGGATTCCCGATCGCGATCGCTTTGAACTTCGTATGGGAGATGGTTCTGCCAATCCCTATCTCTTACAAGCGGCGATGATTGCTGCTGGACTTGATGGGGCTAGCCAACAGCGCGATCCGGGTCCACGATTTGATAATAACAATTATACTGATCCCCTCCCCTTGGAAAAAGTGAAACAACTTCCAGGCAATTTACTCGATGCCCTACGCTATCTAGAAGCTGATCAAATTCTCATTCCCCGACTTGGGGAAGAATTTGTCGCGTCTTATCTAAAATTAAAACAACAAGAATGGCAACATTACCATCAAGAAATTACCCCTTGGGAGTTAACTCAAACGCTAGATTGTTAA